Part of the Flavobacterium sp. KS-LB2 genome is shown below.
GTTTTTCAATTTGTCCGTAGAAGTTATAAACCAAAAAGTCAACCTTTGCATTTTCTGAGATGTTAATACTTACATCTACATTATTTACGAATGGATTTGGAAATACATTTACATCAGTTATTGATATTGAATCATTATTTGTTGATTCACAAGTACCTAAACGATCTCCATGGGCTAAATGGCTTGCGACAGCATTTTCATCAATACAAATTGTTTTTCCGTTGTGACATATCTCTACTTTTGGATTTTTCGAATTATTACCGCAACGTACATCAATTACATTAACAATTTTTTCTGTGGCAGATATGCAACCGTTAGCGTCTTTCACAATTAGTGTATAGGTGCTAGTTGCCGTAGGACAAACTGCAATACTACTTGTAGTTGCTCCAGTGCTCCATAGGTATGTATAAGGTAATACGCCTCCAGTTACTGTGCCAGCAGAAAGTGTTGTGCAGGAAGCATTAGTGTAGCCATAATAGACAGTTTCCTCATTTGTTGATGGAATAGCAATCATTGTAGGCTCAGTTATACTGAAATTCGTAGTCAATTTATTGTTTAAAGCATCAGTTATAATTACACTATAAGTTCCTGCATCAAGATTAGATATGGAGTTGGTATTGTTGATTTCATTAGTACTCCACGTATAGGTGTATGGTGCAATTCCGCCTGAAACAGAAACAGTAGCAGTTCCATTAGCTTCGCCGTTGCAAGTAATATTTGTTGCACTGCTTGCGTCAAGTGTCAATTCTTTTAATTGTAATCTTACAGAAACTGGGAAGTGGTCCGAAGCTGTTTTTGTATAATCACTAGTGTAAAATTCATAATGTACTCTAGCAGATTCATTGATGTATAAATGAGCAAGTTCATTAGAAACGGTTATGTGGTCAATCATGTTTTCATAAGTAACATACGATCTAAATCCTGCATCACTCAATGTTTTAGTAAGTACATTAAAATGAGAACTGTCATTTACATACGCTTCATAAGTAGAAACGGTTGTTGTTACATCAGATACTGTGTAGTCAACATCATCGTTATAATCTCCTAGTAATACTAAGTTTGCATCAGGATATTGCGCCTTCAATGTATCTTTTAGAACTTCAACATCAAACTTACGCATGTCGTATTTGCCTTGAGCATCACCACTTGTATTTGCTCTAGCATGAAGATCAATAATATTGATTTGTTTTTGATTACCATCAATAGTAACATTTGCGGTCATCATAAATGGCAATCTACCACTAGCAAAGAATCTAGATTTATCAGTATCAGGATAATTAGCAAGTGCTGAAACATCGCCACCATTATAAAAAGGATGAATGTTTTTCAAAAGTACTTTAGTACTTACCGGGGTTACTGTTTTATTTTTATAAATAAATCCAACTTTTTGTTTTGGACTACTAAAGTCATTAGGATAAGAGGTAGCCTCCGATAAAACATAGCTGTAATCATTCATTTCGCTAACCATTTGAGCAAATAAGACATCGTCAGAGATTTCTTCGACAGCATAAATATCAGCATCTAATTGCTGTAAAACATTTTTAACAGCCGCTTTTTGTAGGGCATCAGAGTTGGTTTTTCCTGCTGTAGGCGAATTGGTTTCATCACCAAACCAAGCTATATTCCAAGTAGCGATATCTAAAGTTTTTTCTTTTGAAATTGCTAAATCATTACCAGTTTGTTCATATTTATTGGCACATGGTAAGTCTGTTCTCATTCGAGGTAATAGTTGTTGAGTTACAAAATAATTTCCCACAACACCTATTATTTCTGAACAGTTTTCTGGTTGTGCAAAACCTGTAAGCTCATTTACATCTGCATCGATTCTCAGTTGAGCTGTTCCACTAGCATCCGTAATATCAGTGTTTGAATTACCAAACATCATGGCACCAGGCTTAGGGAAAGTCGTATTTTCAATGCGAACTAATTCAGCTGGGTGGTTTGCCATTTCACTCAAAGTGATAGTGAGGGGCACAATAGGTTGATTAGGTAATCCATTATTGGTAACAGCACTTACAGGGCTTATTTGTACTTGTTCACTGAAAGAACTTCTAGTTCCTGTAACTGTGATAGAATCTCCTATTTTAAAAAGTCCAGTTCCATGAACCGATTTGTCAAAAACAGCTATCGCTCCTGTAGCATCTTGCAGGTAAGCTGAGCCTGCAAATTGGTCAGAAACGGTTAAAACTCCAGTTACAGTTACAATTTCTCCATCTGTTTTTGCTCTAGCTTCAGCTATTGGAATAACTACTAGTATGTCAGAAGCATTACCAAAAAACTGTCCTTTATTTATAGCTCCAAAAGTAGTATTGATTGCTTGCCAAGTAAAATCAGCATAGGTAAATCCTACTCCAGTTAATTGTAATGAAGTTTCTATTGCCGCTGTACTTGCTTCAGCGATACCTATATCTGTACTTGTTATTCCTGCAGCAGGACCATTAGTAGCAGTAAAAGTACCTTCGTAGCTTAAAAATTGAATAACTTTTCCAGAAGCATCTACTAATGCAATTCCGTCAGGAGAACCATTTTGTAATCCCGTAATGTTTACTGATAGAGTACCATACCCATTTAATTGATCAGGAATAATACCAGATAAATTCCCTGTTGGAGTATAGCTAGCTCCTCCTGTTCCATTGTAAGGAATTATGCTCCATCCTGTTAGATCAGTTCCTGCGTAACCAGCAATTTCTACTGCTTCACCAATATCAGTCCCTGCATTGTCATAGTGAATTTCATTGATAAAAACTAACTCGCCAAACTTTTCTCCCTTGTTAGGTTTTCCAAAAGTACTTGCAGCTGCTTCCCATGTAAAATCACTGTATTTAGTTCCTTTACCAACTAGCTGAAGAGAATTCCCTACAGTTGCAGTACTTGCCTCAGTAATACCAATATCAGTACTTGTCATTCCTGCCGCAGGACCATTGGTCGCTGTAAAAGTCCCTTCGTAGCTTAGAAATTGAATCACTTTTCCAGCAGCATCAACTAATGCAATTCCGTCAGGAGAACCATTTTGTAATCCTGCAATAGGTACTGATATCGTACCATATCCGTTTAATTGATTTGGAATTGTTCCGGATAAGTTTCCTATTGGAGTATAAGAAGCGCCACCACTTCCATTGTAAGGTATGATTTTCCATCCTGTTAAGTCGGTCCCTGCAAGCCCAGCAATTTCAATGCCTTCTTGAAGATCTGTTCCTGCATTGTCATAGTGAATTTCATTGATAAAAACAGCTCCAGCTGGAGTAGGTATAGTGTTATTTAAGGTGGTTATGCTAACCACATTACTAGCTGCTGAAGTGTTGTCGTTAGCATCTAATGCAATCACTGTTATGGCAAAAGTAGTATTTGGTGTTAAACCATTAAGAGTTATATTAGTAGCTGTTGTAGCAGCTAATAATGTACTTCCGTTATAAATTTCAAAAGAAGCATTTGATGTTCCTGCTGTCCAAGACAAAGTTGAAGTAGTTGCAGTAACATTAGTTGCTACTAAATTTGTAGGAGCAGTAAGAGGCTCGGCAACTATTGCGAATGATTGCCCGTTATTGATATTTCCATAGGTGCTTGCAACTGATGTTTGCCATGTAAAATCACTGTATTGATTTCCAGATCCTTTCAACTGTAATGATAAGCCTACTGGTTCGGTTCCAATTTCAGAAACACCAATATCCGTACTTGTTATTCCGCTTGCTGGGCCATTAGTAGCAGCAAAAGTTCCTTCATAGCTTAAAAACTGAATTACATTTCCTAAGTTGTTTACTAATGCAAGTCCGTCAGGGGCTCCATTTTGTAATCCATTTATAGATACGAAAACAGTTCCAAATCCATTAGACTGATTCGGAATTATACCTGATAAACTTCCAGCTGGAGTATAAGATACACCGCCATTTCCGTTATAAGGAATAATGCTCCAACCCGTTAAATCGGTTCCAGCTGTTCCTGCAATTTCAACACCTTCACCTATATCAGTACTTGCATTATCGTAATGAATTTCGTTGATGAAAACTACCGAAGTGGTTGGAGTTGTTGGTGGTATACTAGCTAGGGTTCTTACAGCTACACTATTACTAGCGTTTGAAATGTTTCCAGCTGCATCAAATGCTTTTATGGATAAAGTATAATTTGTATTAGCTGTTAATCCAGATAAAACATAACTAGGAGTTGAAGCAGAAGCAATTTGTACTGTTCCGTTATAAATTCGGTATCCTAAAACGCCCACATTATCTGTAGACTGAACCCATGTTAATGTAGTTTCTGATGCCGTTATATTTGTGGCAACCAAGCTAGCAGGAACTGACGGCGTTTCTGTATCTAATTGGATACTGCCATCAAATCTATTTTGAGCTTGTGGTCCACCCCAAATAGCTGTCGCAAAAGCTGGATTATCAATGAAAGGGTTTCTATTTCCTTGAACTCCTTCTAATATTGTATTTCTATTAATTTCTACTTGGGAAACTGGATCTTCTGCATTCCATTCTAGCAGAATATCGGTCATATCAGTACTATAGTTCTGTGAACTTACAGTTACTACACTAGGAAGACATTGTGTACCATAATGCAAATACATATACATAATCATACGGGCAACATCACCTTTCCATTCATCGCCAGGGTAGAATATATTGTTGACTAATTTAGCATTTCCAGATCCGGCACCAAAAGGATAATTGTTTCTAGTTGCATTAAAATTTACATCTGAGGCTCTTAAATGATGTGCATCACTTCCTGGGCCTTCACTTCCTAAATTAGGATTTCCTAATGATCTCGGAAATACATGTTCTCTATTCCAGTCCCCTTGGTTTCCACCATTTTGATCTTTGGATCGGGTTCTGTCATTTGTTACATCAGTGTCACTGTCATTATAACCATAAATCAGTAAAACTTTCGAAGGATTGTTAGGGTCCAAATCGGTTTGTTTTAGAGCATCCCACACTCCAGGAGTATAAGTCAAATAAGTAGAATGGGTTGAAATGATTAAATTTGACAAGCTTGTTTTTAAGGTATTTCCTGTTTGGCTAATATTAGTTCCATTATAATAAGTAGGAACTTGAGCATTGGAAATAAAACTTAAAAAAATAAATACAGTTGCAAGAAAGAACTGTGTCTTTAAGTAAAATTGCTTCATAATTGTTTTAATAATTTGTTGGACTGTAAAACTATAAATATTAGTTTTCTTATTTACTGAATACTATTAACAAATTGTTAAAATTATTAACATTTAATATTGGTTTACAAACGTTTATTTAATATAATAGATTAATAATTAGTAATTTGTTGATTCAAAGTATTAACTCTTATTTACTAGGTAGCCACAAAACATAAGATAGAAAGAAAATCTATAAGTAATACTCCTTCTTTTGGGTGAAAATTAAATGGTTTTAAAATCAATCAAAATAAAGATTGTATTGTTGTGCGATAATTTAGCAAACATAATAAAGTTGAAGATTCAAAAATTATTTTGGATTGTAAATATGTATGGATTGACCCACTAATTTCCATTGTCCTTCTATTTTTTCTAATAATCGAATTTCATAGGAGAAGGTTTTTTTACCATCTTTAGCAGTCGATTCTTCGTCATGGCTTACCCATGCACTATTCCCATTAATACTTATTTTATAGTTTGTATTTACAGAAAAACCACCATTGCCCATAGCGTTAGGATTAGTGTTAATCATAGCACTTGGAGGAATATCCAGTGTGACTCCCTCAGGAGTGGAAATCAATATTCGGCTGTACGGTTGAATGTACCAACAATCAGAATGACCTTTACTATCAGCAGCTCTCCATGTTGCAGACTCTTTTTCTAGTAATTTTTTTATAACATTAGCTTCATCACTATTCTGGCTGTAACTTACCATGTTGATAATAAGGATAAGAAAAAAGGATGCTGTCCACTTCATATTGTTCGAATTTTTTAGTTTGATATAATCGACCTGTTTATTTTAAAGCTAATTTCAGTAAATATATTATTTTATAACATAAAAACAAACTACTGCTCAGTTGTTTGCAGTTGTTTAATTGTGGTTTTAAACTTTTTAATTTGTCTTCTGTGACGTAAAATATGAACTATGGTATGTTCCATTAATTGTTTCTGTGTCATAAAGTTGCCCCAAGAAGTCTTCAATCACTTAATGAAATCATATTTTTCAAGTTTGTTGTCGTTTCTATTTGAAAATGTCTATAACTTATATTTATAGTATTGTCTAAATCATTGGTGTGAGTTACTATTACTGTTTGATTTTGTTTTAGAATAGGTGAGTAGTGAATAAAAAAACCGTTGTATTGCTACAACGGTTTTCGATAGAATTAAAAGTTTAAACCTTATTTAGGCATAACTACAGTGTCAATTGCATGAATAACTCCATTTGAAGCAGCTACATCAGCAAGAACAACTGTTGCAGTTCCGCCGTTTGCATCTGTC
Proteins encoded:
- a CDS encoding endonuclease; translation: MKQFYLKTQFFLATVFIFLSFISNAQVPTYYNGTNISQTGNTLKTSLSNLIISTHSTYLTYTPGVWDALKQTDLDPNNPSKVLLIYGYNDSDTDVTNDRTRSKDQNGGNQGDWNREHVFPRSLGNPNLGSEGPGSDAHHLRASDVNFNATRNNYPFGAGSGNAKLVNNIFYPGDEWKGDVARMIMYMYLHYGTQCLPSVVTVSSQNYSTDMTDILLEWNAEDPVSQVEINRNTILEGVQGNRNPFIDNPAFATAIWGGPQAQNRFDGSIQLDTETPSVPASLVATNITASETTLTWVQSTDNVGVLGYRIYNGTVQIASASTPSYVLSGLTANTNYTLSIKAFDAAGNISNASNSVAVRTLASIPPTTPTTSVVFINEIHYDNASTDIGEGVEIAGTAGTDLTGWSIIPYNGNGGVSYTPAGSLSGIIPNQSNGFGTVFVSINGLQNGAPDGLALVNNLGNVIQFLSYEGTFAATNGPASGITSTDIGVSEIGTEPVGLSLQLKGSGNQYSDFTWQTSVASTYGNINNGQSFAIVAEPLTAPTNLVATNVTATTSTLSWTAGTSNASFEIYNGSTLLAATTATNITLNGLTPNTTFAITVIALDANDNTSAASNVVSITTLNNTIPTPAGAVFINEIHYDNAGTDLQEGIEIAGLAGTDLTGWKIIPYNGSGGASYTPIGNLSGTIPNQLNGYGTISVPIAGLQNGSPDGIALVDAAGKVIQFLSYEGTFTATNGPAAGMTSTDIGITEASTATVGNSLQLVGKGTKYSDFTWEAAASTFGKPNKGEKFGELVFINEIHYDNAGTDIGEAVEIAGYAGTDLTGWSIIPYNGTGGASYTPTGNLSGIIPDQLNGYGTLSVNITGLQNGSPDGIALVDASGKVIQFLSYEGTFTATNGPAAGITSTDIGIAEASTAAIETSLQLTGVGFTYADFTWQAINTTFGAINKGQFFGNASDILVVIPIAEARAKTDGEIVTVTGVLTVSDQFAGSAYLQDATGAIAVFDKSVHGTGLFKIGDSITVTGTRSSFSEQVQISPVSAVTNNGLPNQPIVPLTITLSEMANHPAELVRIENTTFPKPGAMMFGNSNTDITDASGTAQLRIDADVNELTGFAQPENCSEIIGVVGNYFVTQQLLPRMRTDLPCANKYEQTGNDLAISKEKTLDIATWNIAWFGDETNSPTAGKTNSDALQKAAVKNVLQQLDADIYAVEEISDDVLFAQMVSEMNDYSYVLSEATSYPNDFSSPKQKVGFIYKNKTVTPVSTKVLLKNIHPFYNGGDVSALANYPDTDKSRFFASGRLPFMMTANVTIDGNQKQINIIDLHARANTSGDAQGKYDMRKFDVEVLKDTLKAQYPDANLVLLGDYNDDVDYTVSDVTTTVSTYEAYVNDSSHFNVLTKTLSDAGFRSYVTYENMIDHITVSNELAHLYINESARVHYEFYTSDYTKTASDHFPVSVRLQLKELTLDASSATNITCNGEANGTATVSVSGGIAPYTYTWSTNEINNTNSISNLDAGTYSVIITDALNNKLTTNFSITEPTMIAIPSTNEETVYYGYTNASCTTLSAGTVTGGVLPYTYLWSTGATTSSIAVCPTATSTYTLIVKDANGCISATEKIVNVIDVRCGNNSKNPKVEICHNGKTICIDENAVASHLAHGDRLGTCESTNNDSISITDVNVFPNPFVNNVDVSINISENAKVDFLVYNFYGQIEKQNSQEVKAGKSITKLELSELSKGYYFLKIAINGKVKEIKYLIKQ
- a CDS encoding endo-arabinase, which gives rise to MKWTASFFLILIINMVSYSQNSDEANVIKKLLEKESATWRAADSKGHSDCWYIQPYSRILISTPEGVTLDIPPSAMINTNPNAMGNGGFSVNTNYKISINGNSAWVSHDEESTAKDGKKTFSYEIRLLEKIEGQWKLVGQSIHIYNPK